One window of the Mitsuaria sp. 7 genome contains the following:
- a CDS encoding polysaccharide pyruvyl transferase family protein has protein sequence MTDFLFNGYYGYRNTGDDVFCVVADWGSRKYWGARDLAFVATELPVLSQPAQAIIPTERRYPGQQTLSRTLSGLGARHMVYFGGSTLHSPQELWVNLLRQSLVQKVGRKSIAAAGVSVGPFKSTDGEREIRKLIGEMSYIAVRDRASFEIVKAMNVDTPVIQAFDPALLMLDVMKDSAAPVLPERATGRPVIGVSVCNVERYYGKGNLENEQRRVASVKATVKALAEEGFALRFFVFNGHAGSGDDAVTDEVIASLDGYPHVERLPYDDDPKRVYAELQRCDAIFGVRLHACILAYTAGVPFILVEYHRKCGDFLDEIGYRPEGRVGDATADPVEAARRIAKLAVGGRAAPPWTRSIQDSCEMARLNFTAAPYSEGRR, from the coding sequence ATGACCGACTTCCTGTTCAACGGCTACTACGGCTACCGCAACACCGGCGACGACGTGTTCTGCGTCGTCGCCGACTGGGGCAGCCGCAAGTACTGGGGCGCCCGCGACCTGGCCTTCGTCGCCACCGAGCTGCCGGTGCTGAGCCAGCCCGCGCAGGCCATCATCCCGACCGAGCGTCGATACCCCGGCCAGCAGACGCTGTCGCGCACGCTGTCGGGCCTGGGCGCGCGGCACATGGTGTATTTCGGCGGCTCGACGCTGCATTCGCCGCAGGAGCTGTGGGTCAATCTGCTGCGCCAGTCGCTGGTGCAGAAGGTGGGCCGCAAGTCCATCGCCGCCGCGGGCGTGTCGGTCGGTCCGTTCAAGTCCACGGACGGCGAGCGCGAGATCCGCAAGCTCATCGGCGAGATGAGCTACATCGCCGTGCGCGACCGCGCCTCGTTCGAGATCGTGAAGGCGATGAACGTCGACACGCCGGTGATCCAGGCCTTCGATCCGGCGCTGCTGATGCTGGACGTGATGAAGGATTCGGCGGCGCCGGTGCTGCCGGAGCGCGCGACGGGACGGCCGGTGATCGGCGTCAGCGTGTGCAACGTCGAGCGCTACTACGGCAAGGGCAACCTGGAGAACGAGCAGCGCCGCGTGGCCTCGGTGAAGGCGACGGTGAAGGCGCTGGCGGAAGAGGGCTTCGCGCTGCGCTTCTTCGTGTTCAACGGGCATGCGGGCTCCGGCGACGATGCGGTGACCGACGAGGTGATCGCGTCGCTGGACGGCTATCCGCATGTGGAGCGGCTGCCGTACGACGACGATCCCAAGCGGGTCTACGCCGAGCTGCAGCGCTGCGACGCGATCTTCGGCGTGCGGCTGCATGCGTGCATCCTGGCCTACACGGCGGGCGTGCCCTTCATCCTGGTCGAGTACCACCGCAAGTGCGGCGACTTCCTCGATGAGATCGGCTACCGGCCCGAAGGCCGCGTGGGCGATGCGACCGCCGATCCGGTCGAGGCCGCGCGCCGCATCGCGAAGCTGGCCGTCGGCGGCCGCGCCGCGCCGCCGTGGACGCGCTCGATCCAGGACTCGTGCGAGATGGCTCGCCTGAACTTCACGGCCGCGCCGTACAGCGAGGGTCGTCGTTGA
- a CDS encoding glycosyltransferase family A protein: MSVPRISVVIPLYNKEGQIARALDSVFAQGFQDFEVVVIDDGSKDRGPEIVAAIADPRVRLHRQANAGVSVARNRAVELARADVIAFLDGDDAWYPDHLERLWQLRAAYPGTVAWAMNYHVVDLAGGLTPGVSAVTEPRLVLTPENYFRIARHGTPVFSSAVAVDKAALQRVGGFPAGVRLGEDLDTWIRLLFSGPIAFDARPGAYYHADGDDRALVRNPPPARYVFFDTDEAWMHAHPEATQVAQDIEAFHDFFRLAHAHHQIKWGDKAAGRKVLKDCRSPAFAAERDRLLRMSLLPQPLYRALGRVQATLRRRADAPAPAASNSSSAQASRG; this comes from the coding sequence ATGTCCGTGCCGCGCATTTCCGTCGTCATCCCGCTCTACAACAAGGAAGGCCAGATCGCCCGCGCGCTGGACTCCGTGTTCGCGCAGGGCTTCCAGGACTTCGAGGTCGTCGTCATCGACGACGGCTCCAAGGACCGCGGCCCCGAGATCGTCGCGGCCATCGCCGATCCGCGCGTGCGGCTGCACCGGCAGGCCAACGCCGGCGTGTCGGTGGCGCGCAACCGCGCCGTCGAACTCGCGCGGGCGGACGTGATCGCCTTCCTCGACGGCGACGACGCCTGGTACCCCGATCACCTCGAACGCCTGTGGCAGCTGCGCGCGGCCTATCCGGGCACCGTCGCGTGGGCGATGAACTATCACGTGGTCGATCTGGCCGGCGGGCTCACGCCCGGCGTGTCGGCCGTGACCGAGCCCCGGCTGGTGCTGACGCCGGAGAACTACTTCCGCATCGCGCGGCATGGCACGCCGGTGTTCTCGTCCGCGGTGGCGGTGGACAAGGCGGCGCTTCAACGCGTCGGCGGATTCCCCGCCGGCGTGCGGCTGGGCGAGGACCTGGACACCTGGATCCGGCTGCTGTTCTCGGGCCCGATCGCCTTCGACGCGCGGCCCGGCGCGTACTACCACGCCGACGGCGACGACCGCGCGCTGGTGCGCAACCCGCCGCCGGCGCGCTACGTGTTCTTCGACACCGACGAGGCCTGGATGCACGCGCATCCCGAGGCGACGCAGGTGGCGCAGGACATCGAGGCCTTCCACGATTTCTTCCGGCTGGCGCATGCGCATCACCAGATCAAGTGGGGCGACAAGGCCGCGGGCCGCAAGGTGCTGAAGGACTGCCGCTCGCCGGCCTTCGCGGCGGAGCGCGACCGGCTGCTGCGCATGAGCCTGCTGCCGCAGCCGCTGTACCGCGCGCTCGGGCGGGTGCAGGCGACGCTGCGGCGGCGTGCCGACGCGCCGGCGCCGGCCGCGTCGAACTCGTCCAGCGCGCAAGCGTCGCGGGGCTGA
- a CDS encoding WecB/TagA/CpsF family glycosyltransferase encodes MSLTPDHAAVLPTIQVDGLPFAATTVPVLTGHIVDEAAAGRGGWVVTPNIDILRRWRLEPAFRALVADATVFTADGRPIVWASQLQGTPLPTRLTGSDLFVSLMAAAAAAGLRIALIGGNEGTAEAAAAKLIPEAVAAGRVRCLCPPFGFEQQPQEMARLETLLTGWQPQIVFIGLGSPKQEKLIAKLRPLAPRAWYLGVGVSFSFVAGDVKRAPGWMQRSGLEWVHRLTQEPGRLARRYLVDGIPFAAGLLWRSATRRGRAA; translated from the coding sequence ATGAGCCTCACACCCGATCACGCGGCCGTGCTGCCGACCATCCAGGTCGACGGACTGCCGTTCGCCGCCACCACGGTGCCGGTGCTGACCGGTCACATCGTCGACGAAGCCGCCGCCGGCCGCGGCGGCTGGGTGGTGACGCCCAACATCGACATCCTGCGCCGCTGGCGCCTGGAACCGGCCTTCCGCGCGCTGGTGGCCGATGCCACCGTGTTCACCGCGGACGGCCGTCCCATCGTCTGGGCCAGCCAGCTGCAGGGAACGCCGCTGCCGACGCGCCTGACGGGCTCCGATCTCTTCGTCTCGCTGATGGCCGCGGCCGCGGCGGCCGGCCTGCGCATCGCGCTGATCGGCGGCAACGAAGGCACGGCCGAAGCCGCCGCCGCGAAGTTGATCCCCGAGGCGGTCGCCGCCGGCCGCGTGCGTTGCCTGTGTCCGCCGTTCGGCTTCGAGCAGCAGCCGCAGGAGATGGCGCGGCTGGAGACGCTGCTGACCGGTTGGCAGCCGCAGATCGTCTTCATCGGGCTGGGCTCGCCCAAGCAGGAGAAGCTGATCGCGAAGCTGCGCCCGCTGGCGCCGCGCGCCTGGTACCTCGGCGTGGGCGTGAGCTTCAGCTTCGTGGCCGGCGACGTGAAGCGCGCGCCCGGCTGGATGCAGCGCAGCGGCCTGGAATGGGTGCACCGCCTGACGCAGGAACCGGGCCGTCTGGCGCGGCGCTACCTCGTCGACGGCATCCCCTTCGCGGCCGGACTGCTGTGGCGGTCGGCCACGCGGCGCGGACGCGCGGCCTGA
- a CDS encoding glycosyltransferase family A protein, producing the protein MPSTTRIAASDDPRLSVVIPLYNKEGQIVRALDSVCAQTVRDIEVIVVDDGSTDGGAALVQRYGDPRVRLIQQPNGGVSSARNLGVESARGPVVAFLDADDAWYPDHLERLWRMRLEYPQAVGWATNYEVVTPDGRRTLGVSSETAPRVVLTPENYYRIALQGSPVCSSAVMVDKAALANVGGFPVGVRLGEDLDTWIRLMFTGPIVFDPKPGACYHADGDDRALNRHAPPARYRFFDTDEAWRRAHPEAVQVGADMEEFHNFFRISHAHHQIKYGDKFAGRQVLKGFQTQVFADERRRLLRMSLMPQALYQGLTRLKRALRPPPGATAPDSTLDSTLDSTLGASPTAPQGASAASGNASTRVYP; encoded by the coding sequence ATGCCCTCCACGACCCGCATTGCTGCGTCCGACGACCCGCGCCTGTCCGTCGTCATCCCCCTGTACAACAAGGAAGGCCAGATCGTCCGCGCGCTCGACTCGGTCTGCGCGCAGACGGTGCGCGACATCGAGGTGATCGTCGTCGACGACGGCTCCACCGACGGCGGCGCGGCGCTCGTCCAGCGTTACGGCGATCCGCGCGTGCGCCTGATCCAGCAGCCCAACGGCGGGGTGTCCTCGGCCCGCAACCTCGGCGTCGAATCGGCGCGGGGGCCAGTCGTTGCCTTCCTGGACGCGGACGACGCCTGGTATCCGGATCACCTGGAGCGGCTCTGGCGCATGCGCCTGGAGTACCCGCAGGCGGTCGGCTGGGCCACCAACTACGAGGTCGTCACCCCCGACGGTCGCCGCACGCTCGGCGTGAGCTCCGAGACCGCGCCGCGCGTCGTGCTGACGCCGGAGAACTACTACCGCATCGCCCTGCAGGGCTCGCCGGTGTGCTCGTCGGCGGTGATGGTCGACAAGGCCGCTCTGGCGAACGTCGGCGGCTTCCCGGTCGGCGTGCGTCTGGGCGAGGACCTGGACACCTGGATCCGCCTGATGTTCACCGGCCCCATCGTCTTCGACCCCAAGCCGGGCGCCTGCTACCACGCCGACGGCGACGACCGGGCGCTGAACCGCCACGCGCCGCCGGCCCGCTACCGCTTCTTCGACACCGACGAGGCCTGGCGCCGCGCGCATCCCGAGGCGGTCCAGGTCGGCGCGGACATGGAGGAGTTCCACAACTTCTTCCGGATCTCCCACGCGCACCACCAGATCAAGTACGGCGACAAGTTCGCCGGACGCCAGGTGCTGAAGGGCTTCCAGACCCAGGTCTTCGCCGACGAGCGCCGCCGCCTGCTGCGCATGAGCCTGATGCCGCAGGCGCTCTACCAGGGCCTGACGCGCCTCAAGCGGGCGTTGCGTCCGCCGCCCGGCGCGACGGCCCCGGATTCCACCCTCGACTCGACGCTCGATTCGACCCTGGGCGCAAGCCCGACCGCTCCGCAGGGCGCCAGCGCCGCCTCCGGCAACGCTTCCACCCGCGTTTACCCCTGA
- a CDS encoding NAD-dependent epimerase yields MKVLVTGAAGFIGMHVSQILLARGDQVVGLDNLNDYYDPTLKHARLARLSGKPGFEFVQMDVADRSGIADLFAKHQFDRVVHLAAQAGVRYSLVNPHAYIESNIVGFTNILEGCRHSGVKHLAYASSSSVYGGNTHMPFSEHHGVDHPVSLYAATKKANELMAHTYSHLFNLPTTGLRFFTVYGPWGRPDMALFLFTKAILAGEPIKVFNHGKMIRDFTYIDDIAEGVVRVLDRTATADPAYDPVQADPARSNAPYRVFNIGNHDPIPLMDFIGAIEQAVGREAVKEFLPLQDGDVPATHADVEELAEWTGFRPAMPVPEGIRRFVAWYRDYYKV; encoded by the coding sequence TTGAAAGTTCTCGTCACCGGCGCTGCCGGCTTCATCGGCATGCACGTGAGCCAGATCCTGCTGGCCCGCGGCGACCAGGTCGTCGGCCTGGACAACCTCAACGACTACTACGACCCGACGCTCAAGCACGCCCGCCTGGCGCGCCTGAGCGGGAAACCCGGGTTCGAGTTCGTGCAGATGGACGTCGCCGACCGCAGCGGCATCGCCGACCTGTTCGCCAAGCACCAGTTCGACCGCGTCGTGCACCTGGCCGCGCAGGCCGGCGTGCGCTACTCGCTGGTGAACCCGCATGCGTACATCGAATCCAACATCGTCGGCTTCACCAACATCCTCGAGGGCTGCCGCCACTCGGGCGTGAAGCACCTGGCCTACGCCTCCAGCTCCAGCGTCTACGGCGGCAACACGCACATGCCCTTCAGCGAGCATCACGGCGTGGACCACCCGGTCAGCCTGTACGCCGCGACCAAGAAGGCCAACGAGCTGATGGCCCACACCTACAGCCACCTGTTCAACCTGCCGACGACGGGGCTGCGCTTCTTCACCGTGTACGGGCCTTGGGGCCGGCCGGACATGGCGCTGTTCCTGTTCACGAAGGCAATCCTCGCGGGCGAGCCGATCAAGGTCTTCAACCACGGGAAGATGATCCGCGACTTCACCTACATCGACGACATCGCCGAAGGCGTGGTGCGCGTGCTCGACCGCACCGCCACGGCCGACCCGGCCTACGACCCGGTGCAGGCGGATCCGGCGCGGTCCAACGCGCCGTACCGCGTGTTCAACATCGGCAACCACGACCCGATCCCGCTGATGGACTTCATCGGTGCGATCGAGCAGGCCGTGGGCCGCGAGGCGGTCAAGGAGTTCCTCCCGCTGCAGGACGGCGACGTGCCGGCCACGCATGCGGACGTCGAGGAACTGGCTGAGTGGACGGGCTTCCGTCCCGCGATGCCGGTGCCCGAGGGCATCCGCCGCTTCGTCGCGTGGTACCGCGACTACTACAAGGTCTGA
- a CDS encoding acyltransferase family protein, with the protein MTTARLPSPDAARSDWVDIAKGFGILLVVYGHVARGLVNGGVAMDPWWFTTLDSAIYSFHMPLFFLLSGWFFVGSLTRRGPRDYLAGRVATVLYPYVLWSLLQGGIELLMSRWTSKPVTLAEVLALGWTPRAQFWFLYALFLMSVLAVVMCWRRPKAGVAALTLTGAVLMALQQRDWPMPAALVSSHLLYFAAGAWLGARGFGVATAWRLALTGVFVGGVAFAALQAGSIGEAKLLRLAAATLGLSAVCVLSIALATGGHGQRMAALGRASMAIFLAHILVASGARIVLTKGFGITTPWPHLIVGVAAGTLLPWWFWRAAQGRAAMALFELPAVWRRRLAGTGAPRRDAAVIPS; encoded by the coding sequence ATGACGACGGCGCGGCTCCCCTCTCCCGACGCGGCGCGATCCGACTGGGTCGACATCGCCAAGGGCTTCGGCATCCTGCTGGTGGTCTACGGCCACGTCGCGCGCGGGCTGGTCAACGGCGGCGTCGCGATGGACCCGTGGTGGTTCACGACGCTGGACTCGGCGATCTACAGCTTCCACATGCCGCTGTTCTTCCTGCTGTCGGGCTGGTTCTTCGTCGGCTCGCTGACACGGCGCGGTCCGCGCGACTACCTCGCCGGCCGCGTGGCCACCGTCCTCTATCCCTACGTGCTGTGGTCGCTGCTGCAAGGCGGCATCGAGCTGCTGATGTCGCGCTGGACCAGCAAGCCCGTGACGCTGGCTGAGGTGCTCGCGCTGGGCTGGACGCCGCGGGCGCAGTTCTGGTTCCTCTATGCGCTGTTCCTGATGAGCGTGCTCGCCGTCGTCATGTGCTGGCGTCGTCCGAAGGCCGGCGTCGCCGCGCTGACGCTCACCGGCGCGGTCCTGATGGCACTGCAGCAGCGCGACTGGCCGATGCCCGCCGCGCTCGTCTCCAGCCATCTGCTGTATTTCGCCGCGGGGGCCTGGCTGGGCGCGCGGGGGTTCGGTGTCGCGACGGCGTGGCGGCTGGCGCTGACGGGCGTGTTCGTCGGCGGCGTGGCGTTCGCCGCGCTGCAGGCCGGCAGCATCGGCGAAGCCAAGCTGCTCAGACTCGCCGCGGCGACGCTGGGCCTCTCGGCCGTGTGCGTGCTGTCCATCGCTCTGGCCACCGGCGGCCACGGTCAACGGATGGCCGCGCTGGGCCGGGCGTCGATGGCGATCTTCCTCGCCCACATCCTCGTGGCCAGCGGCGCCCGCATCGTGCTCACCAAGGGCTTCGGCATCACCACGCCCTGGCCGCACCTGATCGTCGGCGTCGCCGCCGGCACGCTGCTGCCGTGGTGGTTCTGGCGCGCCGCCCAAGGGCGCGCCGCGATGGCGCTGTTCGAGCTGCCCGCCGTCTGGCGTCGTCGGCTCGCCGGGACGGGGGCCCCTCGTCGCGATGCCGCCGTGATCCCGTCGTGA
- a CDS encoding glycosyltransferase family 2 protein has protein sequence MHELLSTVSAVGWTLMLVISLLVLTPAALVLWQVVLALQPDRRKLPAFERPPRIAVIMPAHNEGRGLRPTLMQALAQLGTLDRIVVVADNCSDDTAAQAREFDITVVERTHATERGKGYALDFGVRALERIALETGHAPDVVIVLDADCTLGPQLLPRIAGVAHATGRPVQATYLMSAANDGLKARVAEFAMRVKNLVRPRGMHQVGLPCGLYGTGMAFPWDVAVQAPLASGHLAEDMQLGVRLAQLGAPPLLCEDALVTSVFANSSEGEASQRTRWEHGHLAMLVGEGPKLLWQSLRPGRGAQLLQVMDMLVPPLALLGMLLVGWTAVQLLLALVLGWTAPFVLSLLGLGALLTAIVLAQQRWAGDILTLSELARAPFILLAKIPLYLRFIVKRQVDWVRTKRDV, from the coding sequence ATGCATGAGCTGTTGTCGACCGTGTCCGCCGTGGGCTGGACGCTGATGCTCGTCATCAGCCTGCTGGTGCTCACGCCGGCGGCGCTGGTGCTGTGGCAGGTGGTGCTGGCGCTGCAGCCGGACCGCCGCAAGCTGCCCGCGTTCGAGCGGCCGCCGCGCATCGCCGTCATCATGCCGGCCCACAACGAGGGCCGCGGCCTGCGTCCGACGCTGATGCAGGCGCTGGCGCAGCTCGGGACCCTGGACCGCATCGTCGTCGTGGCCGACAACTGCAGCGACGACACCGCCGCGCAGGCGCGCGAGTTCGACATCACCGTGGTCGAGCGCACCCATGCGACCGAACGCGGCAAGGGCTACGCGCTGGACTTCGGCGTGCGCGCGCTGGAGCGGATCGCGCTGGAGACCGGTCATGCGCCGGACGTCGTGATCGTGCTCGATGCCGATTGCACGCTGGGTCCGCAACTGCTTCCCCGCATCGCCGGCGTGGCGCATGCGACCGGCCGGCCGGTGCAGGCGACCTACCTGATGTCGGCCGCCAACGACGGCTTGAAGGCGCGCGTGGCGGAGTTCGCGATGCGCGTGAAGAACCTGGTGCGCCCGCGCGGCATGCACCAGGTCGGACTGCCTTGCGGCCTGTACGGCACCGGCATGGCCTTCCCGTGGGACGTGGCGGTGCAGGCGCCGCTGGCCAGCGGCCATCTGGCGGAAGACATGCAGCTGGGCGTCCGACTGGCGCAACTCGGCGCGCCGCCGCTGCTGTGCGAAGACGCGCTGGTGACCAGCGTCTTCGCCAACAGCAGCGAAGGTGAAGCGAGCCAGCGCACGCGGTGGGAGCACGGCCATCTGGCGATGCTGGTCGGCGAAGGACCGAAGCTGCTGTGGCAGTCCCTACGTCCGGGACGCGGCGCGCAGCTGCTGCAGGTGATGGACATGCTGGTGCCGCCGCTGGCGCTGCTGGGCATGCTGCTGGTCGGCTGGACGGCCGTGCAGCTGCTGCTGGCGCTGGTGCTGGGCTGGACGGCGCCGTTCGTGCTGTCGCTGCTGGGCCTGGGCGCGCTGCTGACGGCCATCGTGCTGGCGCAGCAGCGCTGGGCCGGCGACATCCTGACCTTGAGCGAGCTGGCCCGCGCGCCCTTCATCCTGCTGGCCAAGATTCCGCTGTACCTGCGCTTCATCGTCAAGCGTCAGGTGGACTGGGTGAGAACCAAACGAGATGTCTGA
- a CDS encoding acyltransferase: MGKISSVLRRLLGRSAPEVTFKSRGEGCGIAGRNDFVFPERITLGHHVHIEGGGYFNGQGGLTIGDHVIFAPGVAVMTSMHRYKGATMIPYDEVDLLRPVTIERFVWVGMRAMILPGVTLREGTIVGAGAVVTKSHPPGAILGGNPAVQIGTRDMAAFQAMVDSGRFYLKLKQEQGLRKREVLDPR, translated from the coding sequence ATGGGAAAAATCTCGAGCGTCCTGCGGCGCCTGCTGGGCCGATCGGCACCGGAGGTGACCTTCAAGTCGCGCGGCGAGGGCTGCGGCATCGCCGGTCGCAACGACTTCGTGTTCCCGGAACGGATCACGCTCGGCCACCATGTGCACATCGAGGGCGGCGGCTACTTCAACGGCCAGGGCGGCCTGACGATCGGCGATCACGTGATCTTCGCGCCGGGCGTCGCGGTGATGACCTCGATGCATCGCTACAAGGGCGCGACCATGATCCCGTACGACGAGGTCGATCTGTTGCGACCGGTCACCATCGAGCGCTTCGTGTGGGTCGGCATGCGCGCGATGATCCTTCCCGGCGTGACGCTGCGTGAAGGCACCATCGTGGGCGCCGGCGCGGTGGTCACCAAGTCCCATCCGCCCGGGGCCATTCTCGGCGGCAATCCGGCGGTGCAGATCGGCACGCGCGACATGGCGGCCTTCCAGGCGATGGTCGACAGCGGCCGCTTCTACCTGAAGCTCAAGCAGGAGCAGGGCCTGCGCAAGCGCGAAGTCCTGGATCCGCGTTGA
- a CDS encoding UDP-glucose/GDP-mannose dehydrogenase family protein, with the protein MKVTTIGTGYVGLVTGACLAEMGNHVVCLDVNPDKIQVLNDGGIPIHEPGLDAVVARNRAAGRLQFTTDVDAAVAHGTLLFIAVGTPPGEDGSADLQYVLAAARSIGERMTDYKVIVDKSTVPVGTAEKVRAAVAESLAKRGVDVNFSVVSNPEFLKEGAALEDFMKPDRIVVGSDDEQATLMMRALYAPFTRSHDRLMVMDVKSAEFTKYAANAMLATRISFMNELALLAEKVGADIELVRRGIGSDPRIGYQFLYAGAGYGGSCFPKDVKALVRTGREYGQDLKVLNAVEEANDRQKLVLVDKVVERFGPDLSGKRFALWGLAFKPNTDDMREAPSLVVVEELARRGAAVAAYDPVAMGEAAKLLSQVPGVSFCERAEHALSDSDALIVITEWKEFRTPDFDRIKTALKQPVVFDGRNLYEPATMAMLGIEHHAIGRGSRPKPV; encoded by the coding sequence ATGAAAGTGACCACCATCGGCACCGGCTACGTGGGTCTCGTGACCGGCGCGTGCCTGGCCGAAATGGGCAACCACGTGGTGTGCCTCGATGTGAACCCCGACAAGATCCAGGTGCTCAACGACGGGGGCATCCCCATCCATGAGCCGGGCCTGGACGCCGTCGTGGCGCGCAACCGCGCCGCGGGCCGCCTGCAGTTCACCACCGACGTCGACGCCGCCGTCGCGCACGGCACGCTGCTGTTCATCGCCGTGGGCACGCCCCCGGGCGAGGACGGTTCGGCCGACCTGCAGTACGTCCTGGCCGCCGCGCGCTCCATCGGCGAGCGCATGACCGACTACAAGGTCATCGTCGACAAGAGCACCGTGCCGGTGGGCACCGCGGAGAAGGTCCGCGCCGCCGTCGCCGAGTCGCTGGCCAAACGCGGCGTGGACGTGAACTTCTCGGTCGTCTCCAACCCGGAGTTCCTCAAGGAGGGCGCGGCGCTGGAGGACTTCATGAAGCCGGACCGCATCGTCGTCGGCTCCGACGACGAGCAGGCCACGCTGATGATGCGCGCGCTGTACGCGCCCTTCACCCGCAGCCACGACCGGCTGATGGTGATGGACGTGAAGAGCGCCGAGTTCACCAAGTACGCCGCCAACGCGATGCTGGCCACGCGCATCAGCTTCATGAACGAACTGGCGCTGCTGGCCGAGAAGGTCGGCGCCGACATCGAGCTGGTGCGTCGCGGCATCGGTTCCGATCCGCGCATCGGCTACCAGTTCCTGTACGCGGGCGCCGGCTACGGCGGCTCGTGCTTCCCGAAGGACGTGAAGGCGCTGGTGCGTACCGGCCGCGAATACGGTCAGGACCTGAAGGTGCTGAACGCCGTCGAGGAAGCCAACGACCGCCAGAAGCTGGTGCTCGTGGACAAGGTGGTGGAGCGCTTCGGCCCGGACCTGAGCGGCAAGCGTTTCGCGCTGTGGGGCCTGGCCTTCAAGCCCAACACCGACGACATGCGCGAGGCGCCGTCGCTGGTGGTGGTGGAGGAACTGGCGCGCCGCGGCGCGGCGGTCGCGGCCTACGACCCGGTCGCGATGGGCGAGGCGGCGAAACTGCTGAGCCAGGTGCCCGGCGTGAGCTTCTGCGAGCGCGCGGAGCATGCCTTGAGCGACTCCGACGCGCTGATCGTGATCACCGAGTGGAAGGAGTTCCGCACGCCGGACTTCGACCGCATCAAGACGGCGCTGAAGCAGCCGGTGGTCTTCGACGGCCGCAACCTGTACGAGCCGGCGACGATGGCGATGCTCGGGATCGAGCATCACGCGATCGGCCGCGGCTCCAGGCCGAAGCCGGTCTGA
- a CDS encoding lipopolysaccharide biosynthesis protein, which yields MGQGKLGANLISNVAFFALNIVVSLWLVSYLVRQLGVAAYGLVPLAVTVAGYFNVITAGLNAAVGRHLTVAMSSGDQVRANGIFNSSLWASALVGLLMCVLGLPLLTQIAHWIDVPAGWERDAGWLFFLTVGGLAVTTLGTPFQSVVYSRNRFDLQNLGNILGLVARVVVVLVLFQLTMPKLWHVGASVLCAALATIGVVIVASRRLAPTLRPRLDGFSWPVVKELGGTGGWVFISQIGTLLLINIDLLVANKVVGAAAGGQYALVLQWSMLLRNFALVVSGVFGPTILTLHAQGKLDEMIDYARASVRNLGLVMAIPIGIVCGFSESILHVWLGPTFAPLWLVMVIATGHLALNLAYLPLHNVSLATNHVKVPGILQVVAGVVNLILAIAMAKAWGLYGIAIAGGLVLLLRNLVFTPLYAAHILQRPWWTFAREALPILGMATLVFLASLAVSRLAVPASWPALALTTCSVGAGAALLLWTAFLRREDREAVLGKLRRKLNRAG from the coding sequence GTGGGGCAGGGAAAACTCGGCGCGAACCTGATCAGCAACGTCGCGTTCTTCGCGCTGAACATCGTCGTCTCGCTGTGGCTGGTGTCCTACCTGGTGCGCCAGCTGGGCGTCGCCGCGTATGGCCTGGTGCCGCTGGCGGTGACCGTGGCGGGCTACTTCAACGTCATCACCGCGGGCCTGAACGCCGCGGTGGGGCGGCACCTGACGGTGGCGATGAGCAGCGGCGACCAGGTGCGCGCCAACGGCATCTTCAACTCCTCGCTGTGGGCCTCCGCGCTGGTCGGGCTGCTGATGTGCGTGCTGGGTCTGCCGCTGCTGACCCAGATCGCGCACTGGATCGATGTGCCCGCCGGCTGGGAACGCGATGCGGGCTGGCTGTTCTTCCTCACGGTGGGCGGGCTGGCGGTGACGACCCTGGGCACGCCGTTCCAGTCGGTGGTCTACAGCCGCAACCGCTTCGACCTGCAGAACCTGGGCAACATCCTCGGCCTGGTGGCGCGTGTGGTCGTCGTGCTGGTGCTGTTCCAGCTCACGATGCCCAAGCTGTGGCACGTCGGCGCGAGCGTGCTGTGCGCCGCGCTGGCCACGATCGGCGTGGTGATCGTGGCGTCGCGCCGGCTCGCGCCCACGCTGCGTCCTCGCCTGGACGGCTTCTCGTGGCCGGTGGTGAAGGAACTTGGCGGCACCGGCGGCTGGGTTTTCATCAGCCAGATCGGCACGCTGCTGCTGATCAACATCGACCTGCTGGTGGCCAACAAGGTCGTCGGCGCCGCGGCGGGCGGGCAGTATGCGCTGGTGCTGCAGTGGTCCATGCTGCTGCGCAACTTCGCGCTGGTGGTGTCGGGCGTGTTCGGTCCGACCATCCTCACGCTGCACGCGCAGGGCAAGCTCGACGAGATGATCGACTACGCGCGCGCCTCGGTCCGCAACCTCGGGCTGGTGATGGCGATCCCGATCGGCATCGTCTGCGGCTTCTCGGAATCCATCCTGCATGTCTGGCTAGGCCCGACCTTCGCGCCGCTGTGGCTGGTGATGGTCATCGCGACCGGGCATCTGGCGCTCAACCTCGCCTACCTGCCGCTTCACAACGTCAGCCTGGCCACCAACCACGTGAAGGTGCCCGGCATCCTGCAGGTCGTGGCCGGCGTGGTGAACCTGATCCTGGCGATCGCGATGGCCAAGGCCTGGGGCCTGTACGGCATCGCCATCGCGGGCGGGCTGGTGCTGCTGCTGCGCAACCTCGTCTTCACGCCGCTGTACGCCGCGCACATCCTGCAGCGACCCTGGTGGACCTTTGCCCGCGAGGCGCTGCCCATCCTGGGCATGGCGACGCTGGTGTTCCTGGCGTCGCTCGCGGTATCGCGGCTGGCGGTGCCGGCGTCCTGGCCCGCGCTCGCGCTGACCACCTGCAGCGTCGGCGCCGGCGCGGCGCTGCTGCTGTGGACGGCCTTCCTGCGGCGCGAGGATCGCGAGGCGGTGCTTGGCAAGCTGCGGCGCAAGCTGAACCGGGCGGGATGA